ACGAAGGCGAGGAAGGCGAGCTGGCCGATCACGGGGTAGAAGACGAACCAGCCGAAGAGCCCCTGCTGCGCCTCCACGATGGCCGAGAGCTTGAGGGAGCCGGCCAGGAGGACCGGGATCAGCGCCGTCAGGATGAACGGCACCTCGTAGGAGATGATCTGGTTCACCGCCCGCATGGCGGACAGCAGCGCGTACTTGTTGTTCGATCCCCAGCCGCCCATGAAGAGCCCCACGATCTCGAGGGAGGAGACCGCCAGGAAGAACAGGAGGCCGATGTTCAGGTCGGCCAGCCCCAGGCCCGGGGCGAAGGGGACCGTGGCGAAGATCAGCATGGAGGGGACCAGGAAGACGATCGGGGCCAGGTTGTAGACGGGCCGGTCCGCGGTGGCCGGGACCACGTCCTCCTTGATCATGAGCTTCAGGGCGTCGGCGATGGGCTGGAGCCAGCCGTGGGGGCGCCCGACATAAAAGGGGCCGATCCGCGACTGGAGGCGCGCAGCGAACTTCCGCTCGAGATAGGTCAGATACGTCACGATCAAGATGATCGCGTTGAGCAGCACGAAGGCCACCACCCCCGCGCGGAGCAGCTCGCTCATGGACACCACGCGCTGCACGCTCGGGCGCTTCGAGCGCCGGCTCGGCCGGCGCAACCCGACGGGGGGAGGATTCGGAAGGGGGGCGGAGCCCCCCTCCGAGTATTCATCGGTCCACCTCGCCGAAGACGGGGTCCACGGATCCCATGATGGCGACCACGTCGGCCACCTTGTGGCCGGGGACGATGTGGGGGAGGATCGCCAGGTTCGAGAAGGAGGCGCCGCGCCACTTCATCCGGTAGG
This genomic window from Candidatus Rokuibacteriota bacterium contains:
- a CDS encoding NADH-quinone oxidoreductase subunit H; its protein translation is MSELLRAGVVAFVLLNAIILIVTYLTYLERKFAARLQSRIGPFYVGRPHGWLQPIADALKLMIKEDVVPATADRPVYNLAPIVFLVPSMLIFATVPFAPGLGLADLNIGLLFFLAVSSLEIVGLFMGGWGSNNKYALLSAMRAVNQIISYEVPFILTALIPVLLAGSLKLSAIVEAQQGLFGWFVFYPVIGQLAFLAFV